Proteins from one Panthera leo isolate Ple1 chromosome D1, P.leo_Ple1_pat1.1, whole genome shotgun sequence genomic window:
- the LOC122201404 gene encoding olfactory receptor 6-like, with translation MLGKNITLVSEFILVGFPTAPWLQVLLFFLFLVVYLLVIIENLIIMLTVWITGSLHKPMYYFLSSLSFLEVWYVSVTVPKMLDGFLLQKRRISFTGCMTQLYFFISLACTECVLLATMAYDRYVAICHPLQYPVIMTTGYCVQLVAFSYVSGFMVSVIKVYFISHVAFCGSNVMNHFFCDISPILKLACKDMSTAELVDFALAIVILVFPLITTVLSYVYIVSTILRIPSTQGRKKAFSTCASHLTVVIIYYTAMIFMYVRPRAIASFNSNKLISAVYAVLTPMLNPFIYCLRNQEVKNAVKKTMGVGQCLLLS, from the coding sequence ATGCTGGGGAAAAACATCACTCTGGTCAGTGAATTCATCTTGGTGGGCTTCCCCACTGCCCCATGGCTACAAGTcctgctcttcttcctcttccttgtgGTCTACTTGCTGGTGATAATAGAGAATCTTATCATCATGCTCACTGTTTGGATCACTGGCTCCCTCCATAAGCCCATGTACTATTTCCTGAGTAGCTTGTCCTTTCTGGAGGTCTGGTATGTCTCTGTCACAGTCCCCAAGATGCTGGATGGATTCCTTTTGCAGAAACGGCGCATCTCCTTCACAGGTTGCATGACCCAGCTCTACTTCTTTATCTCGCTCGCCTGCACAGAGTGTGTGCTTCTGGCAaccatggcctatgaccgctatgtggccatttgCCACCCTCTCCAATACCCAGTCATTATGACCACAGGTTATTGTGTACAGCTGGTGGCGTTCTCCTATGTAAGTGGTTTCATGGTCTCTGTCAtcaaagtttatttcatttcacatGTTGCCTTTTGTGGTTCTAATGTCATGAACCACTTTTTCTGTGATATCTCACCAATCCTTAAGCTGGCTTGCAAAGACATGTCCACAGCTGAGCTAGTGGactttgctttggctattgtcattCTTGTCTTCCCACTCATCACCACTGTCCTTTCCTATGTATACATTGTCTCCACCATTCTGCGGATACCCTCCacccagggaaggaagaaagccttctccacctgtgcaTCCCACCTCACTGTGGTCATAATTTATTATACAGCcatgatttttatgtatgttcGGCCCAGAGCTATTGCATCATTTAATTCCAACAAACTAATCTCAGCTGTGTACGCAGTCCTCACACCCATGCTAAATCCTTTCATCTACTGCCTTAGAAACCAGGAAGTAAAAAATGCTGTCAAAAAGACCATGGGGGTTGGGCAGTGCCTCCTGCTTAGCTAA